In Dama dama isolate Ldn47 chromosome X, ASM3311817v1, whole genome shotgun sequence, one genomic interval encodes:
- the LOC133052715 gene encoding homeobox protein TGIF2LX-like — MESNSHSATDEVLVSQNGKRKRKGYLPTELVKILHVWLYEHRFKAYPSKVERCMLMEQISLSFPQFSNWFINAHRRILQEMLLQDISDPNLITMYHQKGNADDVTHPQSGYPSVDAKSGLRAADKIKCLSLSPSLMIQGSGKLPNLEMVPGQRLTPKAQINEKVVIFTSGPLLIPSPKPVVTGEYKDFSST, encoded by the coding sequence ATGGAGTCGAATAGTCATAGTGCTACAGATGAGGTTCTTGTCTCACAAAACggcaaaaggaagaggaaagggtACTTGCCAACTGAGTTGGTGAAGATCCTCCATGTCTGGCTGTATGAGCACCGGTTTAAAGCCTATCCTTCAAAGGTAGAGAGGTGTATGCTGATGGAGCAGATAAGTTTGTCTTTTCCGCAGTTTTCTAACTGGTTCATCAATGCCCACAGACGCATTCTTCAGGAAATGCTTCTACAGGATATAAGTGACCCCAACCTGATTACCATGTACCACCAGAAAGGCAATGCTGATGATGTAACCCACCCGCAAAGTGGCTATCCATCTGTTGATGCCAAGTCAGGGCTCAGAGCTGCAGACAAGATAAAATGTCTGTCCCTGAGCCCCTCGCTGATGATCCAGGGATCAGGGAAACTGCCAAATCTAGAGATGGTCCCAGGCCAGAGGCTCACCCCTAAGGCCCAGATAAATGAAAAGGTCGTGATTTTCACCAGTGGGCCCTTGCTTATACCTTCTCCCAAACCTGTGGTGACAGGGGAATACAAGGACTTCAGCAGCACCTAG